One window of the Rhipicephalus sanguineus isolate Rsan-2018 chromosome 4, BIME_Rsan_1.4, whole genome shotgun sequence genome contains the following:
- the LOC119389534 gene encoding urease accessory protein UreG → MSQESCTFLQAAGALGGQGPGHGHSHGGPGGHTHELMDGPGSYVEREALRVRDDWDQRAFTVGVGGPVGSGKTALMLALCRKLREKHSVCAVTNDIFTKEDWEFLCRNEALPEERMRAIETGGCPHAAIREDYSANMDSVRELTRRFRPELVLLESGGDNLAANFSRELADYIIYVIDVAGGDKIPRKGGPGITQSDLLVVNKTDLSEAVGADLAVMERDAARMRQGGPTLFCQAKHGVGVDEVVKLILESASHLGAPVKGAH, encoded by the exons ATGTCTCAGGAGTCCTGCACCTTCCTTCAAG CTGCCGGTGCGCTGGGCGGTCAGGGTCCCGGACATGGTCACAGCCACGGTGGTCCCGGTGGCCACACGCACGAGCTGATGGACGGGCCTGGCAGCTACGTCGAGCGCGAGGCACTGCGTGTGAGAGACGACTGGGACCAGCGCGCCTTCACCGTCGGCGTAGGGGGACCCGTGGGCTCGGGAAAGACGGCGCTCATGCTGGCGCTGTGCCGAAAGCTGCGCGAGAAGCACAGCGTCTGCGCCGTCACCAACGACATCTTCACGAA GGAGGACTGGGAGTTCCTCTGCCGTAATGAGGCTCTGCCTGAAGAGCGCATGCGCGCTATCGAGACCGGAGGCTGTCCGCACGCTGCCATTCGGGAG GACTACTCGGCCAACATGGACTCCGTGCGGGAGTTGACGCGCCGCTTCCGGCCCGAGCTGGTGCTCCTCGAGAGCGGCGGCGACAACCTGGCGGCCAACTTTAGCCGCGAGCTGGCCGACTACATTATCTACGTCATCGACGTCGCCGGCGGGGACAAGATCCCGCGCAAGGGCGGCCCGGGAATCACGCAGAGCGACCTGCTCGTCGTCAACAAGACCGACCTGTCCGAAGCCGTGGGCGCAGACCTCGCCGTCATGGAGCGCGACGCGGCGCGCATGCGTCAAGGGGGCCCCACGCTGTTCTGCCAGGCCAAGCACGGAGTTGGCGTGGACGAAGTGGTCAAGCTCATTCTCGAATCGGCTTCGCACCTGGGGGCACCAGTCAAGGGTGCACACTAG